From Chryseobacterium gallinarum, one genomic window encodes:
- a CDS encoding SH3 domain-containing protein, protein MKTKKIFLLLAALSTQLSFAQFAKVVDKDGYVNVRKNADAKSNIIGKINSEEILYIFSEDPDESWLNIDYSHKKEKPLTGYIHRSRVKFIESYTEVPSTVKNTDNAVFKSGNRTVSILSGPFDYPGHKKDFSSVTAGNDRLLEKYKGQEIWGTDGLVPQTYYKSITIQTGNKTIQIPQKDIENLFNVNNESTRCYVDLHNDTLYIMMNNSEGAGAYAALFIIEKGEYKGRILAIPF, encoded by the coding sequence TTGAAAACGAAGAAAATATTCCTTCTCCTGGCAGCTTTAAGTACACAGCTCTCCTTTGCCCAGTTTGCAAAAGTTGTAGATAAAGACGGTTATGTCAACGTAAGGAAAAATGCAGATGCCAAAAGTAATATCATAGGGAAAATCAACTCGGAAGAGATTCTTTACATCTTTTCCGAAGATCCCGATGAAAGCTGGCTTAATATTGATTACAGCCATAAAAAAGAAAAACCTCTTACCGGGTATATTCACCGCTCGAGAGTAAAATTTATTGAATCTTATACTGAAGTTCCATCAACAGTAAAAAATACAGATAATGCTGTATTTAAATCCGGAAACCGTACAGTAAGTATCCTTTCCGGACCGTTTGATTATCCGGGACATAAAAAGGATTTTTCTTCTGTAACAGCCGGTAATGACCGGTTATTAGAGAAGTATAAAGGTCAGGAAATCTGGGGTACCGATGGTCTGGTGCCTCAGACCTATTATAAATCCATTACAATACAGACAGGAAACAAAACGATTCAAATTCCTCAAAAGGATATCGAAAATTTATTTAATGTAAACAATGAATCCACCCGGTGTTATGTTGATCTTCATAATGATACACTCTACATTATGATGAATAATTCGGAAGGTGCCGGAGCTTATGCTGCTCTTTTTATTATTGAAAAGGGAGAATATAAAGGCAGAATACTGGCTATACCTTTTTAG
- a CDS encoding cation:proton antiporter: MILLSIHNLSFPIEDPVLKFLLVLVIILAAPLLLNKIKVPHLLGLIIAGAVIGPNGFNVLSRDSSIVVTGTTGLLYIMFLAGLEIDMGDFKKNKWKSLTFGIYTFTVPFVLGYLGGYYLLHFSMLTSILFASLFSSHTLIAYPLVSKLGIAKNKAVNITVGGTMITDILALLVLAVIVGMSQGDVGTEFWVTLSVSFVLFALIVLIVFPIIGRWFFKKVDDKISQYIFVLVMIYLAALLAELAGVEAIIGAFFAGLALNRLIPHTSSLMNRVEFVGNAIFIPFFLISVGMLIDFKVFFKSWETLEVAGIMLVASIGGKYLSAVATQKTFRLTKEEGKLIFGLSSASAAATLASVMVGYNIILSETETGEPVRLLNEHVLNGSILLILISCTISSFISMASAQKIAESDNEDTVSGDSHEEENILLAINHEETVERMVNLGILIKAHSNTEDLFALNVINEDKNESSVKNAEKLLHQATDTAAAADVKLQPLKRYDNDVINGVNNVIKEQNITDLIIGLEDEKGFSPSFVYNLYNGYLQNDDVNVLVYHAAQPLSTIKKYAVMIPENAHKEAGFFHALLRVWNIARNSGATMVFYAPENIVDILQKIIKKANIEAEFIIMNTWQDGEKTATQLKADEALIIFMAKRGMQSYIPRMRLIPELLNRYLNDNNYLLIFPFSEYDKNSPEIRSVGNHGDFVEIGNVIQKIFK; this comes from the coding sequence ATGATTTTACTGAGTATACACAATCTGAGTTTTCCCATAGAAGATCCGGTACTGAAATTCCTGTTGGTATTGGTTATCATTCTTGCGGCTCCCCTGCTATTGAATAAAATTAAAGTCCCTCATTTACTGGGACTCATTATCGCCGGTGCTGTTATAGGACCCAACGGTTTCAATGTACTCTCCAGAGACAGCAGTATTGTAGTGACGGGAACTACGGGACTTCTTTATATTATGTTCCTGGCAGGGCTGGAAATTGATATGGGAGATTTCAAGAAAAACAAATGGAAAAGCCTTACTTTTGGAATCTATACTTTTACTGTTCCTTTTGTTTTAGGATATTTGGGAGGATACTACCTGCTCCATTTTTCAATGCTTACTTCTATCCTGTTTGCCAGCCTCTTTTCATCCCATACCCTGATTGCCTATCCTTTAGTAAGCAAGCTGGGAATTGCCAAAAATAAAGCGGTGAATATCACTGTGGGCGGTACCATGATTACTGACATCCTGGCATTATTGGTACTTGCTGTGATTGTTGGTATGTCGCAGGGAGATGTAGGAACAGAGTTTTGGGTTACTTTATCCGTTTCTTTTGTACTTTTTGCTTTAATTGTACTTATTGTATTCCCGATAATAGGGCGGTGGTTTTTCAAAAAAGTAGATGATAAAATCTCACAATATATTTTTGTGCTGGTCATGATCTATCTGGCAGCACTGCTTGCCGAACTGGCAGGTGTAGAAGCCATCATTGGAGCCTTCTTTGCAGGACTTGCTTTAAACAGGCTCATCCCGCATACCTCTTCCTTAATGAACAGGGTAGAATTTGTGGGAAACGCAATCTTTATTCCTTTCTTCCTGATCAGTGTGGGAATGCTGATTGATTTTAAAGTATTTTTTAAAAGCTGGGAAACACTTGAGGTAGCCGGAATTATGCTTGTTGCTTCTATTGGCGGAAAATATCTTTCTGCAGTAGCTACCCAAAAAACTTTCCGCCTTACCAAAGAGGAAGGAAAACTGATTTTCGGATTAAGCTCCGCCTCTGCTGCTGCTACACTGGCCTCTGTAATGGTAGGTTATAATATTATTCTTTCTGAAACAGAAACCGGAGAACCGGTAAGATTATTGAATGAACATGTCCTGAACGGAAGTATTTTACTTATCCTGATTTCCTGTACCATTTCATCCTTTATTTCCATGGCAAGTGCCCAGAAAATTGCAGAAAGTGATAATGAAGATACTGTTTCCGGGGATAGCCATGAAGAAGAAAATATCCTTCTCGCCATTAATCATGAGGAAACTGTAGAGAGGATGGTAAACCTGGGAATACTGATAAAAGCCCATTCCAATACGGAAGATCTGTTTGCTTTGAACGTGATCAATGAGGATAAAAACGAATCTTCAGTAAAAAATGCTGAAAAACTTCTTCATCAGGCAACAGATACAGCCGCAGCTGCCGATGTAAAGCTACAGCCTCTTAAAAGATATGATAATGACGTGATCAACGGGGTAAATAACGTTATCAAAGAACAGAATATTACCGATCTTATTATCGGATTGGAAGATGAAAAGGGCTTCTCCCCTTCTTTCGTATATAATTTATACAACGGATACCTCCAGAATGATGACGTGAATGTATTGGTATACCATGCAGCACAACCCTTGTCTACAATAAAAAAATATGCTGTAATGATTCCTGAAAATGCCCATAAGGAAGCAGGTTTTTTCCATGCTCTCCTGCGGGTATGGAATATTGCCAGAAACTCCGGCGCAACCATGGTTTTTTATGCTCCTGAAAATATTGTGGACATCCTTCAGAAAATCATTAAAAAAGCCAATATAGAAGCAGAATTTATCATTATGAATACCTGGCAGGATGGTGAAAAAACCGCTACCCAGCTAAAGGCAGATGAAGCCCTGATTATTTTTATGGCAAAACGCGGAATGCAATCCTACATTCCAAGGATGAGACTGATCCCTGAACTCCTGAACAGATACCTGAATGATAACAATTACCTGCTGATCTTCCCCTTCTCCGAATATGATAAAAACAGCCCGGAAATACGTTCCGTAGGAAATCATGGAGATTTTGTAGAAATCGGAAATGTGATTCAGAAGATCTTCAAATAA
- a CDS encoding 5-(carboxyamino)imidazole ribonucleotide synthase, with protein MKIGILGGGQLGRMLIQTALKYDDEFYTLDPASDAPCHNISYFTQGNFNDYETVLNFGKDKDVVTIEIEHVNADALAELEKQGVKVVPNASIIKTIQQKILQKEFYKTHDIPSPEFQVVWNSEEKIIMPLPFVQKMNTGGYDGKGVQVIKTEEDYQHLWKEASVIESLVDIDKELSVIVARNERGETNTFPVTEMVADPKLNLLDFNVCPVLLTEDVQRQIDSITEKFLNAVNSPGLFAIELFLDKQGKVWVNETAPRLHNSGHQSQEGNTNSQFEQMYRVVKNLPLADTDAITYSGMLNLVGAEGYAGKVVYEGMEEVLKLPETYVHLYGKTETKPGRKMGHINVLADSREELMEKLVMVKGMVRVISK; from the coding sequence ATGAAAATAGGAATTCTGGGAGGCGGACAGCTGGGAAGAATGCTGATACAAACTGCGCTGAAGTATGATGATGAGTTTTACACACTGGACCCTGCTTCTGACGCTCCGTGTCATAATATCTCATATTTTACACAGGGAAATTTCAACGACTATGAGACGGTGCTGAACTTTGGAAAAGATAAAGATGTGGTAACCATTGAAATAGAACATGTAAATGCAGATGCATTGGCTGAGCTTGAAAAACAGGGCGTAAAAGTAGTACCCAATGCCAGTATCATCAAGACCATCCAGCAAAAAATTCTACAGAAAGAGTTCTATAAAACCCATGATATCCCAAGTCCGGAATTTCAGGTAGTATGGAATAGTGAAGAAAAAATCATCATGCCATTGCCTTTTGTTCAAAAAATGAATACGGGAGGCTATGACGGAAAAGGCGTTCAGGTCATTAAAACAGAAGAAGATTACCAACATTTATGGAAAGAAGCTTCAGTAATAGAAAGTCTTGTAGACATAGATAAAGAACTTTCCGTGATTGTTGCCAGAAACGAAAGAGGAGAAACCAATACCTTCCCGGTTACGGAAATGGTTGCCGACCCGAAACTGAACCTACTTGATTTTAACGTGTGCCCGGTACTCCTGACTGAAGATGTTCAGCGCCAGATAGACTCTATTACAGAAAAATTCCTGAATGCGGTCAATTCTCCGGGATTGTTTGCCATCGAACTGTTCCTGGATAAACAAGGAAAGGTATGGGTGAATGAAACCGCTCCGAGATTACACAATTCCGGACACCAAAGCCAGGAAGGGAATACGAATTCACAATTTGAGCAGATGTACCGTGTAGTGAAGAATCTTCCTTTGGCAGATACGGATGCAATCACTTATAGTGGGATGCTGAACCTTGTAGGAGCAGAGGGCTATGCCGGTAAAGTAGTATATGAAGGCATGGAGGAAGTGCTTAAACTTCCGGAAACCTATGTGCATTTGTATGGAAAAACCGAAACCAAACCAGGCAGAAAAATGGGACACATTAACGTGCTGGCTGATTCCAGAGAAGAACTGATGGAGAAATTGGTGATGGTAAAAGGAATGGTGCGGGTAATTTCAAAATAA
- a CDS encoding DUF1543 domain-containing protein has protein sequence MKLFYVILGATPKGRNIEQHDVFFGIAESLKDLVPDMKEFWKEAEGKIHVDCYQEVRFADGYEVKIVEKGEETSEHQLYFLNLGGYKKGFFEEFHEQHLMVGQSMGEIVKRAKETEFYQTMGFEGAVSHIDDKHGVDIDDIFNVNDILPQKMKEKYSIVLQKSDAGNQENLMGLGYLKIDKIQ, from the coding sequence ATGAAATTATTTTATGTGATCCTTGGAGCAACACCCAAGGGGAGAAACATCGAGCAGCACGATGTGTTTTTTGGAATTGCGGAAAGCCTGAAAGACCTGGTTCCCGATATGAAAGAGTTTTGGAAGGAAGCAGAAGGTAAAATCCATGTGGACTGTTATCAGGAAGTGAGGTTTGCAGACGGATATGAAGTAAAGATCGTAGAGAAAGGAGAGGAAACATCAGAACATCAGCTGTACTTTCTTAATCTTGGAGGGTATAAAAAAGGTTTTTTTGAAGAGTTTCATGAGCAGCATTTAATGGTGGGACAATCCATGGGGGAAATTGTGAAGAGGGCAAAAGAAACTGAATTCTATCAGACAATGGGATTTGAAGGAGCCGTAAGCCATATTGATGATAAACATGGAGTAGACATTGATGACATTTTTAATGTTAATGATATCCTTCCTCAAAAAATGAAAGAAAAATATTCCATCGTCCTTCAGAAGTCTGATGCAGGCAATCAGGAAAACCTGATGGGGCTGGGATACTTAAAAATTGATAAAATTCAATAA
- a CDS encoding diphosphomevalonate/mevalonate 3,5-bisphosphate decarboxylase family protein: MTTQEFIGNPNFTIQTQTVSESCPSNIALIKYWGKYADQIPANPSISYTLNHCKTNTSMEFLADEPFSVQTFLAGNEEVKFAEKIEKYFRNIEQYLPWILKGKYIIRTENTFPHSSGIASSASGFGAIAKCLMKLDETFAGISSAEESLKKASFLARLGSGSACRSLYNGLIVWGKTDEVEGSSDLFAVPYPETEIHGIFKNFNDWVLLIHEGQKSVSSTVGHGLMKTNPYAERRFQEARENFVPMKEILKTGDMEQFIKLVEHEALTLHAMMMMSDPAFILMKTGTLEVINKIWDFRKETGLPLFFTLDAGANVHLLFPNDGSEEQIKIFIETTLLQHTQKNGVVKDVMIF; encoded by the coding sequence ATGACAACACAGGAATTTATAGGAAATCCCAACTTTACTATTCAGACACAAACGGTCTCAGAGAGCTGTCCGTCTAATATTGCCCTTATCAAATATTGGGGAAAATATGCAGATCAGATCCCTGCCAATCCAAGTATCAGCTATACTTTGAATCATTGCAAAACCAATACATCAATGGAGTTTTTGGCTGATGAACCATTTTCGGTACAGACTTTTCTGGCAGGAAATGAAGAGGTAAAATTTGCTGAAAAAATTGAAAAGTATTTTAGAAATATTGAACAATACCTTCCATGGATTCTGAAAGGAAAATATATCATCAGAACAGAAAATACCTTTCCGCACAGTTCAGGAATTGCCAGTTCAGCCTCAGGATTTGGAGCCATTGCAAAATGCCTGATGAAGCTTGATGAAACATTTGCGGGAATATCTTCAGCTGAAGAATCTTTGAAAAAAGCTTCATTTTTAGCAAGACTTGGAAGCGGAAGCGCCTGCAGAAGCTTGTATAACGGGCTTATTGTCTGGGGAAAAACAGATGAGGTAGAAGGAAGTTCCGATCTTTTTGCGGTGCCTTATCCGGAAACTGAAATTCATGGAATATTCAAAAATTTCAATGACTGGGTTTTATTGATCCATGAAGGTCAGAAGAGCGTCTCTTCTACTGTTGGACATGGCCTGATGAAAACCAATCCTTATGCGGAAAGAAGGTTTCAGGAAGCAAGGGAGAACTTCGTTCCGATGAAAGAGATCCTCAAGACAGGAGATATGGAACAGTTTATCAAGCTGGTAGAACATGAAGCCCTTACGCTGCATGCGATGATGATGATGAGTGACCCGGCTTTTATTCTGATGAAAACAGGAACACTGGAGGTCATTAATAAAATCTGGGATTTCAGAAAGGAAACAGGGCTGCCTTTATTCTTTACACTGGATGCCGGTGCTAATGTTCACCTTTTATTTCCCAATGATGGTTCCGAAGAACAGATTAAAATATTCATCGAAACTACATTATTACAGCACACCCAGAAAAATGGGGTGGTAAAGGATGTAATGATATTTTAA
- a CDS encoding DMT family transporter, with translation MKDYKLTLAVCTVAIVWGTTFLSIRVAVETIPAWFVAGIRQFLASLIMFSILVYRKEFKWIGWKNLRYQIIFSLLMLVIANGMTTVAEEEVTSSLTSLISACSPILVFLGSLALGLQKFSWRAFAGVMMCFGGIVFIFWDGIHDLKNPDYAMGILFLFIAIAGWASGTIFTKKLNLHSGNISLNLFYQFLFAGIVQLIFAFLFSENYNFGNWSLKSISAMLYLSIFGSVAAFFAFHYALTKVSPVQVSILAYINTVISIFLSWLILGEHISFKFIIAALLIILGVFIINYTPEMFKKQKLPQ, from the coding sequence TTGAAAGATTATAAACTTACACTGGCTGTATGTACCGTAGCTATTGTCTGGGGTACTACTTTTTTATCGATACGGGTTGCGGTAGAGACTATTCCCGCATGGTTTGTAGCAGGAATCCGTCAGTTTCTTGCTTCTCTTATTATGTTCTCTATTCTTGTTTACAGGAAAGAATTTAAATGGATCGGATGGAAAAACCTCAGGTACCAGATTATATTCTCCCTGCTCATGCTGGTAATCGCTAATGGAATGACCACGGTAGCGGAGGAGGAAGTAACCAGCAGCCTGACTTCCCTGATAAGCGCCTGCTCTCCTATCCTTGTATTTTTAGGCAGTTTGGCATTAGGTCTTCAAAAATTCAGCTGGAGGGCTTTTGCAGGAGTTATGATGTGTTTCGGAGGTATTGTTTTTATATTCTGGGATGGTATTCATGATCTTAAAAACCCGGATTATGCCATGGGAATTCTGTTTCTTTTTATAGCCATCGCAGGATGGGCCTCAGGAACCATTTTTACCAAAAAACTAAATCTCCATAGCGGAAATATTTCTTTGAATTTATTTTATCAGTTCCTGTTTGCCGGAATTGTTCAGCTTATTTTTGCTTTTTTATTTTCGGAAAATTATAATTTTGGTAATTGGAGTCTTAAAAGTATTTCTGCGATGCTCTATTTATCCATATTTGGCTCTGTCGCAGCTTTCTTTGCATTTCATTATGCACTCACCAAAGTTTCACCTGTCCAGGTTTCGATATTGGCCTATATCAATACTGTCATTTCAATATTCTTAAGCTGGCTGATCCTTGGAGAACACATTTCCTTTAAATTTATTATCGCGGCTTTACTCATTATCCTGGGTGTTTTTATTATTAACTATACTCCTGAAATGTTTAAGAAACAAAAACTGCCCCAATAA
- the purE gene encoding 5-(carboxyamino)imidazole ribonucleotide mutase produces the protein MVGIIMGSQSDLPIMEQAANFLKSLDIPYELTVVSAHRTPERMFDYAKTAKERGLKVIIAGAGGAAHLPGMVASCTTLPVIGVPILSSNSIDGWDSVLSILQMPGGIPVATVALNGALNAGILAAKILGSADQNVAGNLQKYQDSLKDKVLGTVDDIKAQHPNHFDQ, from the coding sequence ATGGTAGGAATTATTATGGGCAGTCAGAGTGATCTGCCGATCATGGAACAGGCTGCGAATTTTCTTAAAAGTCTTGATATTCCATATGAGCTGACAGTGGTTTCAGCCCACAGAACACCGGAAAGAATGTTTGATTATGCAAAAACAGCTAAAGAAAGAGGACTGAAGGTAATTATTGCAGGAGCAGGAGGCGCAGCACACCTTCCGGGAATGGTGGCCAGCTGTACAACCCTTCCTGTGATCGGGGTTCCTATTTTGTCCAGTAATTCTATTGACGGATGGGATTCGGTTTTATCAATTCTTCAGATGCCGGGGGGAATTCCGGTGGCTACAGTAGCTTTAAACGGTGCTTTGAATGCCGGTATCCTGGCCGCCAAGATTCTGGGAAGTGCTGATCAAAATGTAGCCGGAAACCTGCAAAAATACCAGGATTCTTTAAAAGATAAAGTATTAGGAACTGTTGATGACATTAAGGCACAGCATCCGAATCATTTTGATCAATAA
- a CDS encoding sulfite exporter TauE/SafE family protein, protein MSEIIILFLGAISAGLLGSLTGLGGGVIIIPLLTLGFGVPMHYAIGASLISVIGTSSGAAVAFVKEGFTNMRIGMFLEIATTAGAIIGALVSGMLNPNTIGIIFASILLLTVILNLKGKPDHQEPLIKGSLEDKLKLYGTFPDKGILKNYSARNTVPGFLMMMFAGAMSGLLGIGSGALKVLAMDNMMKLPFKVSTTTSNFMIGVTAVASALIYFQRGEIIPVIVAPVLIGVVVGSFIGSKTLMVSKTKKLKVFFAIVITILSVYMMYNGITKSFR, encoded by the coding sequence ATGTCAGAAATTATCATTCTCTTCCTTGGCGCCATTTCAGCAGGTCTTTTAGGCTCACTTACAGGTTTAGGAGGAGGAGTTATCATTATTCCTTTATTAACACTGGGCTTTGGTGTTCCTATGCATTATGCTATCGGAGCTTCACTTATTTCTGTTATCGGAACTTCCTCAGGTGCGGCAGTAGCATTTGTGAAAGAAGGATTTACCAATATGAGAATCGGAATGTTCCTTGAAATAGCCACTACAGCCGGAGCTATTATCGGAGCCTTGGTTTCAGGAATGCTTAATCCGAATACCATCGGGATTATTTTTGCGAGCATTCTTCTGTTAACGGTGATTTTAAATTTAAAAGGAAAGCCTGATCATCAGGAACCTTTGATAAAAGGCAGTCTGGAAGATAAACTAAAACTTTACGGTACCTTTCCTGATAAGGGAATATTGAAAAACTATTCTGCAAGAAATACCGTTCCGGGATTTTTGATGATGATGTTTGCCGGAGCGATGTCTGGGCTTTTAGGAATAGGCTCGGGAGCACTGAAAGTATTGGCGATGGATAATATGATGAAATTACCTTTCAAAGTATCTACCACAACCAGTAACTTTATGATTGGGGTAACCGCTGTAGCCAGTGCGTTGATTTATTTCCAGAGGGGAGAAATTATTCCTGTTATTGTAGCTCCTGTATTGATTGGAGTGGTAGTAGGAAGTTTTATCGGTTCCAAAACCCTGATGGTTTCAAAAACAAAAAAGCTGAAAGTATTTTTTGCTATTGTCATTACCATCCTGTCTGTATATATGATGTATAACGGTATTACCAAAAGCTTCAGATAA
- a CDS encoding DUF1634 domain-containing protein — MKKNFTDVDLNRSVGNLLRLGVILSVATSLIGFIKLFTEGFEMPKKYTSLDMGSSSEKVWTHFWESLCKGEGMAIIQLGILLLIFTPLMRIVFALIGYLKEKDYVYVVISSIVLAIMAVSFFAGYAH; from the coding sequence ATGAAAAAGAATTTTACAGATGTAGATCTGAACCGCTCTGTAGGAAATCTTCTAAGATTAGGCGTTATCCTGTCTGTAGCTACTTCTTTGATCGGGTTTATCAAGCTGTTTACCGAAGGCTTTGAAATGCCAAAAAAATACACTTCCCTGGATATGGGAAGCTCTTCAGAAAAAGTATGGACCCATTTCTGGGAGTCTTTATGTAAAGGAGAAGGGATGGCTATCATCCAACTGGGAATCCTGTTGTTGATTTTCACTCCGTTAATGAGGATTGTTTTTGCTTTAATAGGCTATTTAAAAGAAAAAGACTACGTCTATGTAGTCATTTCCTCAATTGTTCTCGCGATTATGGCTGTGAGCTTTTTTGCAGGGTACGCGCATTAA
- a CDS encoding nuclear transport factor 2 family protein, whose protein sequence is MNKIAGLFILMSISGFGQQNQDVEKPIRNLFLGMKNADAELVKSAFTEHAVLQTITKDGSVKGDSLQDFITSVSKFSKGDLEERITIEAIHTDGNLASVFTPYSFYLKGKLSHCGANSFQLVKQNNEWKIQYIIDTRRKDNCKEIK, encoded by the coding sequence ATGAATAAAATAGCAGGACTCTTTATCCTGATGAGTATTTCAGGTTTCGGTCAGCAGAATCAGGATGTTGAGAAGCCCATACGAAACCTGTTTCTTGGTATGAAAAATGCAGATGCTGAACTGGTAAAGTCAGCCTTTACAGAACATGCAGTCCTTCAGACAATAACGAAAGATGGAAGTGTAAAAGGGGATAGCCTGCAGGATTTCATTACTTCGGTTTCCAAATTTTCAAAGGGAGACCTTGAGGAAAGAATTACAATAGAAGCTATTCATACAGATGGAAACCTTGCCAGTGTATTTACGCCTTATTCTTTCTACTTAAAAGGAAAACTCTCTCATTGCGGAGCCAATAGTTTTCAGTTGGTGAAACAGAATAATGAGTGGAAGATTCAATACATTATCGATACGAGAAGGAAAGATAACTGCAAGGAAATAAAATAA
- the gloA2 gene encoding SMU1112c/YaeR family gloxylase I-like metalloprotein → MKIHHIAIICSDYQVSKKFYTEVLGLDIIREVYRKERQSYKLDLAIGEHYVIELFSFPDPPARPSRPEACGLRHLAFSVENVAEKRNELLAKGLECEEIRIDEFTGKEFFFTQDPDQLPLEFYEM, encoded by the coding sequence ATGAAAATCCATCATATTGCAATTATTTGCTCTGATTATCAGGTTTCTAAAAAGTTTTACACAGAGGTTTTAGGGTTGGATATCATCCGCGAAGTATATCGTAAAGAACGTCAGTCTTATAAGCTGGACCTGGCTATTGGTGAGCATTATGTGATTGAGCTGTTTTCTTTTCCCGATCCTCCTGCACGCCCTTCCCGTCCGGAAGCCTGTGGCCTGAGGCATCTTGCTTTCTCTGTGGAAAATGTAGCAGAAAAACGAAACGAGTTGCTTGCTAAAGGGCTGGAGTGTGAGGAAATCCGCATAGATGAATTCACAGGAAAAGAGTTTTTCTTTACCCAGGATCCTGATCAGCTGCCGCTGGAGTTTTATGAAATGTAA
- a CDS encoding endonuclease/exonuclease/phosphatase family protein, which translates to MWIIYIILVILLLVLTILPKIQHSHWIFRVPEFAKIQVTFLIFFTFLLGFIIDSKEYIWYYQGFLLALFVHHSHILIRYTRLYPVKKHKQRYKSSGKLHFISANVYQFNKEYDRFCKLIEKYSPDFFLTMESNSDWEKAMTPLEKEYPYQHKVTLENTYGMHFYSRIEIKEARTHYFVADDIPSIEIHMKTSDGFSFVFFGVHPPPPSPTEEETSKERDGDLLSTAKRVKDIKKPVIVVGDFNNVAWSRSSILFRKTSHLIDPRVGHSFVSTFHARYRLLRFPIDLMFHSEDIFIKQLKTLENFGSDHLPVYCEFFIDHHNDEQEELIETATSEEKAEAEIMIEEGKQEDGNREAIVTEE; encoded by the coding sequence ATGTGGATTATTTATATAATTCTGGTCATCCTTTTACTCGTACTGACCATCCTTCCAAAAATTCAGCATTCCCACTGGATATTCCGGGTCCCCGAATTTGCTAAAATACAGGTCACTTTTCTTATATTTTTCACTTTTCTGCTAGGATTTATCATTGATTCTAAAGAATATATATGGTATTATCAGGGGTTTCTGCTTGCCTTGTTTGTTCATCACAGCCACATTCTCATCAGGTACACCCGTCTGTATCCTGTAAAAAAACATAAACAGCGTTACAAATCCTCCGGAAAGCTACATTTTATTTCTGCCAATGTATATCAGTTCAATAAGGAATATGACAGGTTTTGTAAACTTATTGAAAAGTACAGCCCGGATTTCTTCCTGACAATGGAAAGCAACAGCGATTGGGAAAAGGCAATGACACCTTTGGAAAAAGAATATCCCTACCAGCATAAAGTAACCCTTGAAAACACCTATGGAATGCATTTCTATTCCAGAATTGAAATTAAGGAAGCCAGAACTCATTATTTTGTGGCAGATGACATTCCGAGTATTGAAATTCACATGAAAACAAGCGATGGATTTTCTTTTGTTTTCTTTGGCGTGCACCCACCACCGCCAAGTCCTACAGAGGAAGAAACCTCCAAGGAAAGGGATGGTGACCTGCTGAGTACCGCCAAGCGTGTAAAGGATATCAAAAAACCGGTCATTGTAGTAGGAGACTTCAATAATGTTGCCTGGTCAAGATCATCAATACTCTTCAGAAAAACAAGTCATCTGATCGACCCGAGGGTCGGGCATTCTTTTGTTTCCACTTTTCATGCCAGATACCGGCTTTTGAGGTTTCCTATTGACCTGATGTTTCACAGCGAAGATATTTTTATTAAACAGCTGAAGACATTGGAAAATTTTGGATCGGATCATCTGCCGGTGTACTGTGAATTTTTCATAGACCATCACAATGACGAACAGGAAGAGCTAATAGAAACGGCAACTTCCGAAGAAAAAGCAGAAGCAGAAATAATGATAGAGGAAGGAAAGCAGGAAGATGGCAATCGGGAAGCGATCGTTACTGAAGAGTAA
- the yiaA gene encoding inner membrane protein YiaA — MKKQRVSNAFVAASWVALAAGMIGFITGLARAEMELNEKGYYFTILLYGLFAVVSLQKAVRDRLENIQVTDIYYGICWFATLSSIVLLAIGLWNATILPSEKGFYAFAFLLALFGAIAVQKNTRDNMIQE; from the coding sequence ATGAAAAAACAAAGAGTATCAAATGCGTTTGTCGCAGCATCATGGGTAGCATTGGCAGCAGGAATGATTGGTTTCATTACAGGCCTTGCCAGAGCTGAAATGGAGCTTAATGAAAAAGGATATTATTTTACTATCCTATTGTATGGCTTATTTGCTGTTGTATCTCTGCAAAAAGCGGTTCGGGACCGGTTAGAAAATATCCAGGTAACAGACATTTATTATGGGATTTGCTGGTTTGCCACGTTATCATCCATTGTGCTGCTGGCCATCGGTCTTTGGAATGCCACCATCCTTCCCAGTGAAAAAGGATTTTATGCTTTCGCATTTCTATTGGCACTTTTTGGAGCTATTGCCGTTCAAAAAAATACACGGGACAATATGATCCAGGAATAA